The following coding sequences are from one Oryzias melastigma strain HK-1 linkage group LG20, ASM292280v2, whole genome shotgun sequence window:
- the oplah gene encoding 5-oxoprolinase isoform X1, translated as MAETTGKFDFAIDRGGTFTDVFARLPDGRERVLKLLSRDPQNYKDAPTEGIRRVLEEETGQTFPRSQPVDTSLIGWIRMGTTVATNALLEREGERTALLVTKGFKDLLHIGTQARPKLFDLEVAMPDVLYEEVIEVDERVVLGQDDCQLPRRETRRVVKGSTGDSLEVWRELDLEQVEKDLRGVFSRGISSLAVLLLHSYTWSDHEKAVGSLARRLGFTQVSLSSEIMPMVRAVPRGYTVCADAYLTPKIHQYLKGFTAGFKGALKDVDVLFMQSDGGLTPMEQFCGSRAVLSGPAGGVVGYAITSYNQMEKKPVIGFDMGGTSTDVSRYAGQYEHVFEATTAGVTLQAPQLDINTVAAGGGSRLFFRSGMFVVGPESAGAHPGPACYRKGGPLTVTDANLALGRLLPSFFPKIFGPGEDEPLSLEETMKHFHNMTEEINAFLASNQSQVNANGDTNSHHSLSDKSQTKMSVEEVAMGFIRVANEAMCRPIRALTQAKGHDTSQHVLACFGGAGGQHACAIARSLGMKTVFIHMYSGVLSAYGLALADVVEEVQEPCSLQYTQESFSELDRRMEQLSKRCHDTLCARGFKSDQITTEVFLHLRYEGTDCALMVTAAGYPSNAQSCRSGDFRSAFTKRYLKEFGFTIPDRPIMVDDIRVRGCGKSGIKSVYKPKMGQKQVKAVAKTKCYFEGGYQDTSVYLWEELPFGQSIQGPAIIIDKNSTILVEPCCEAHLTEGGDVCMTVGSDPHCILGTELNTVQLSIFSHRFMSIAEQMGRVLQRTSISTNIKERLDFSCAVFGPDGGLVSNAPHIPVHLGAMQETVQYQLRAQGNKLSEGDVILSNHPCAGGSHLPDLTVITPVFRAGVSSPVFFVASRGHHADIGGITPGSMPPHSNSLQQEGAVFISFKLVTGGVFQEEAVTEALMAPAQYPGCSGTRNLHDNLSDLRAQVAANQRGSQLVGELIDTYGLAVVQAYMGYIQSNAELAVRDMLRDFARHWKQQTGGLEVEAEDFMDDGTAIRLRVQINEEEGSAVFDFTGTGTEVWGNCNAPRAITLSALIYCLRCMVGQDIPLNQGCLAPISVVIPSGSILQPSQNAAVVGGNVLTSQRVVDVIFKAFEVCSASQGCMNNISFGSEKVGYYETVAGGAGAGPSWNGRSGVHSHMTNTRITDPEILEKRYPVILEHFSLRPDSGGAGKYRGGDGVIRKLLFRKPVVLSVLTERRATRPYGLKGGEAGAAGLNLLHRNDGRVLNLGGKTSVSLQPGDMFCLYTPGGGGYGTEDASSKPQSKRRRLNESFPERGSVFEYRMAQEGV; from the exons ATGGCTGAGACTACAGGGAAGTTTGACTTCGCCATCGACCGCGGTGGCACCTTCACGGACGTGTTTGCTCGGCTGCCTGACGGCCGCGAGAGGGTCCTGAAGCTGCTGTCCAGGGACCCCCAGAACTACAAAGATGCCCCCACCGAGGGCATCCGCAGAGTTTTGGAGGAG GAGACGGGGCAGACTTTCCCTCGTAGTCAACCTGTGGACActtctctgattggctggatcAGAATGGGCACTACAGTGGCAACCAATGCGCTTCTGGAGAGAGAAGGGGAGAGGACAGCACTTCTGGTCACAAAGGGCTTCAAGGACCTGCTGCACATCGGCACCCAGGCCAGACCAAAGCTGTTTGATTTG GAAGTTGCGATGCCGGATGTGTTGTATGAGGAGGTCATCGAGGTGGATGAACGAGTCGTACTCGGGCAAGATGACTGTCAGCTGCCAAGGAGAGAGACTAGACGCGTCGTAAAAG GCAGCACAGGCGACTCTCTAGAGGTGTGGAGGGAGCTGGATTTGGAGCAAGTGGAAAAAGACCTGAGAGGAGTTTTTTCGCGTGGCATCAGCAGTCTGGCTGTTCTTCTGTTGCATTCCTACAC CTGGTCTGATCATGAGAAAGCAGTGGGCTCTCTGGCTCGCCGGCTGGGCTTCACGCAGGTGTCCCTGTCCAGTGAGATCATGCCGATGGTGCGGGCAGTCCCTCGTGGCTACACGGTGTGTGCAGATGCTTACCTCACCCCCAAAATCCACCAGTACTTAAAAGGCTTCACTGCAGGCTTCAAGGGTGCCCTTAAG GATGTGGACGTCTTGTTCATGCAGTCTGATGGAGGTCTGACTCCCATGGAGCAGTTCTGTGGTTCCAGAGCCGTTCTGTCCGGGCCAGCAGGAGGGGTTGTGGGTTACGCCATCACATCGTACAACCAAATGGAGAAAAAGCCTGTGATTGGCTTTGACATGGGTG GAACATCCACTGATGTGAGTCGCTATGCAGGCCAGTATGAACACGTGTTTGAGGCCACCACAGCCGGGGTCACCCTGCAAGCCCCGCAGCTCGACATCAACACTGTGGCTGCAGGAGGAGGCTCCAGACTATTTTTTAg ATCAGGGATGTTTGTAGTTGGACCAGAGTCTGCAGGAGCACACCCAGGCCCAGCATGCTACAGGAAAG GTGGCCCCCTGACTGTGACGGATGCTAACTTAGCTTTGGGTCGCCTCCTTCCttcatttttccccaaaatcttTGGGCCCGGAGAAGACGAGCCTCTGTCCTTGGAGGAGACCATGAAACATTTCCACAACATGACTGAGGAGATTAACGCCTTCCTGGCTTCTAACCAATCACAA GTTAATGCGAATGGCGACACAAACTCTCACCACAGTTTGTCAGACAAGAGCCAAACCAAAATGAGCGTGGAGGAAGTTGCTATGGGATTCATTCGTGTTGCTAACGAAGCCATGTGTCGACCCATCAGGGCTCTGACACAG GCCAAAGGTCACGACACATCCCAGCACGTGCTGGCCTGTTTTGGTGGAGCTGGCGGTCAACACGCATGTGCGATTGCTAGATCCTTGGGGATGAAGACGGTCTTTATCCACAT GTACAGCGGCGTCCTGTCGGCGTACGGCCTGGCTCTGGCAGATGTTGTAGAGGAGGTGCAGGAGCCGTGCTCGCTGCAGTACACGCAGGAGTCCTTCAGCGAGCTCGACCGGAGGATGGAGCAACTGTCCAAACGCTGTCACGACACACTCTGTGCACGAGGCTTTAAGAG tgATCAGATAACCACAGAAGTTTTCCTCCACCTGCGATACGAAGGCACCGACTGTGCCCTCATGGTTACCGCTGCTGGTTATCCCAGTAACGCCCAGTCTTGTCGATCTGGAGATTTCCGCAGTGCCTTCACCAAGCG ttatctcaaagaatttggattcaccATTCCGGACAGACCCATCATGGTGGATGACATCAGAGTGAGGGGTTGTGGGAAATCTGGAATTAAATCAGTGTACAAACCAAAGATGGGACAGAAACAAGTCAAAGCTGTCGCA AAGACCAAGTGTTACTTTGAAGGAGGTTACCAGGACACTAGTGTGTatttgtgggaggagcttccattTGGTCAAAGCATCCAGGGACCCGCCATCATCATTGACAAAAACAG CACCATCCTTGTGGAGCCGTGCTGTGAGGCCCATCTGACAGAAGGGGGCGACGTTTGCATGACCGTAGGCTCAGATCCTCACTGCATCCTTGGCACTGAGCTCAACACGGTGCAGCTCTCCATCTTCTCCCACCGCTTCATGAGCATAGCTG AGCAGATGGGAAGAGTACTCCAAAGAACTTCCATCTCCACAAACATCAAGGAGCGCCTTGACTTCTCCTGTGCCGTGTTTGGACCGGATGGAGGTCTAGTCTCCAACGCCCCGCACATACCTGTTCACCTGGGGGCCATGCAGGAAACTGTCCAGTACCAG CTCAGAGCACAGGGGAACAAGCTGAGTGAAGGAGATGTAATCCTGAGTAACCACCCATGTGCTGGTGGCAGCCACCTCCCAGACCTAACTGTCATCACTCCA GTGTTCAGGGCAGGAGTGAGCAGTCCCGTGTTCTTCGTAGCCAGCAGAGGACATCATGCCGATATAGGAGGCATCACTCCAGGATCCATGCCCCCCCACTCCAATTCCCTCCAGCAGGAGGGTGCAGTCTTCATTTCCTTTAAGCTTGTTACAGGAGGGGTTTTTCAGGAAGAAG CTGTGACTGAAGCTCTCATGGCTCCGGCTCAGTACCCAGGCTGCTCTGGGACTCGTAATCTCCATGACAACCTATCAGACCTCCGGGCTCAGGTGGCGGCCAATCAGAGGGGCAGCCAGCTGGTGGGGGAGTTGATTGACACATATGGGCTTGCTGTGGTTCAGGCTTACATGGGCTATATCCAG agTAACGCTGAGTTGGCAGTGAGGGACATGCTGAGAGATTTCGCCCGCCACTGGAAGCAGCAGACCGGCGGTTTGGAGGTGGAAGCCGAAGATTTTATGGATGATGGAACAGCCATCAGGCTGCGGGTCCAAATAAATGAAGAGGAG GGCAGTGCAGTGTTTGACTTTACAGGGACGGGGACGGAAGTGTGGGGGAACTGCAACGCCCCAAGAGCCATCACCCTGTCCGCTCTCATCTACTGTCTGCGCTGCATGGTCGGCCAGGACATTCCCCTCAATCAG GGTTGCCTTGCCCCAATCAGTGTTGTCATCCCCTCTGGCTCCATCCTCCAGCCATCCCAGAATGCAGCTGTGGTTGGCGGAAACGTCCTCACATCTCAGAGAGTGGTTGATGTCATCTTTAAGGCATTTGAGGTGTGCTCGGCCTCACAG GGCTGCATGAACAATATTTCATTCGGCAGTGAAAAAGTCGGTTATTACGAGACGGTTGCTGGCGGAGCTGGGGCGGGGCCTAGCTGGAATGGGCGGAGTGGAGTAcacagtcacatgaccaacactCGCATTACTGATCCAGAGATTCTAGAGAAGAG GTATCCTGTGATTCTGGAGCACTTCTCCTTGCGACCTGACTCCGGGGGAGCAGGGAAGTACCGCGGGGGCGACGGCGTGATTCGAAAGCTTCTGTTTAGGAAACCTGTCGTTCTGTCAGTGCTGACCGAGAGGAGAGCCACTCGGCCTTACGGCCTCAAGG GCGGGGAGGCTGGAGCGGCAGGGCTCAACCTGCTCCACAGAAACGATGGGCGGGTCCTCAACCTGGGAGGCAAGACCAGTGTTTCCCTTCAACCAGGG GACATGTTCTGCCTCTACACCCCTGGAGGAGGCGGCTACGGGACAGAGGATGCAAGCAGTAAACCTCAGAGTAAACGAAGGCGGTTGAACGAGAGCTTTCCTGAGAGGGGGAGCGTTTTTGAGTATCGAATGGCTCAGGAGGGAGTTTAA
- the oplah gene encoding 5-oxoprolinase isoform X2 gives MGTTVATNALLEREGERTALLVTKGFKDLLHIGTQARPKLFDLEVAMPDVLYEEVIEVDERVVLGQDDCQLPRRETRRVVKGSTGDSLEVWRELDLEQVEKDLRGVFSRGISSLAVLLLHSYTWSDHEKAVGSLARRLGFTQVSLSSEIMPMVRAVPRGYTVCADAYLTPKIHQYLKGFTAGFKGALKDVDVLFMQSDGGLTPMEQFCGSRAVLSGPAGGVVGYAITSYNQMEKKPVIGFDMGGTSTDVSRYAGQYEHVFEATTAGVTLQAPQLDINTVAAGGGSRLFFRSGMFVVGPESAGAHPGPACYRKGGPLTVTDANLALGRLLPSFFPKIFGPGEDEPLSLEETMKHFHNMTEEINAFLASNQSQVNANGDTNSHHSLSDKSQTKMSVEEVAMGFIRVANEAMCRPIRALTQAKGHDTSQHVLACFGGAGGQHACAIARSLGMKTVFIHMYSGVLSAYGLALADVVEEVQEPCSLQYTQESFSELDRRMEQLSKRCHDTLCARGFKSDQITTEVFLHLRYEGTDCALMVTAAGYPSNAQSCRSGDFRSAFTKRYLKEFGFTIPDRPIMVDDIRVRGCGKSGIKSVYKPKMGQKQVKAVAKTKCYFEGGYQDTSVYLWEELPFGQSIQGPAIIIDKNSTILVEPCCEAHLTEGGDVCMTVGSDPHCILGTELNTVQLSIFSHRFMSIAEQMGRVLQRTSISTNIKERLDFSCAVFGPDGGLVSNAPHIPVHLGAMQETVQYQLRAQGNKLSEGDVILSNHPCAGGSHLPDLTVITPVFRAGVSSPVFFVASRGHHADIGGITPGSMPPHSNSLQQEGAVFISFKLVTGGVFQEEAVTEALMAPAQYPGCSGTRNLHDNLSDLRAQVAANQRGSQLVGELIDTYGLAVVQAYMGYIQSNAELAVRDMLRDFARHWKQQTGGLEVEAEDFMDDGTAIRLRVQINEEEGSAVFDFTGTGTEVWGNCNAPRAITLSALIYCLRCMVGQDIPLNQGCLAPISVVIPSGSILQPSQNAAVVGGNVLTSQRVVDVIFKAFEVCSASQGCMNNISFGSEKVGYYETVAGGAGAGPSWNGRSGVHSHMTNTRITDPEILEKRYPVILEHFSLRPDSGGAGKYRGGDGVIRKLLFRKPVVLSVLTERRATRPYGLKGGEAGAAGLNLLHRNDGRVLNLGGKTSVSLQPGDMFCLYTPGGGGYGTEDASSKPQSKRRRLNESFPERGSVFEYRMAQEGV, from the exons ATGGGCACTACAGTGGCAACCAATGCGCTTCTGGAGAGAGAAGGGGAGAGGACAGCACTTCTGGTCACAAAGGGCTTCAAGGACCTGCTGCACATCGGCACCCAGGCCAGACCAAAGCTGTTTGATTTG GAAGTTGCGATGCCGGATGTGTTGTATGAGGAGGTCATCGAGGTGGATGAACGAGTCGTACTCGGGCAAGATGACTGTCAGCTGCCAAGGAGAGAGACTAGACGCGTCGTAAAAG GCAGCACAGGCGACTCTCTAGAGGTGTGGAGGGAGCTGGATTTGGAGCAAGTGGAAAAAGACCTGAGAGGAGTTTTTTCGCGTGGCATCAGCAGTCTGGCTGTTCTTCTGTTGCATTCCTACAC CTGGTCTGATCATGAGAAAGCAGTGGGCTCTCTGGCTCGCCGGCTGGGCTTCACGCAGGTGTCCCTGTCCAGTGAGATCATGCCGATGGTGCGGGCAGTCCCTCGTGGCTACACGGTGTGTGCAGATGCTTACCTCACCCCCAAAATCCACCAGTACTTAAAAGGCTTCACTGCAGGCTTCAAGGGTGCCCTTAAG GATGTGGACGTCTTGTTCATGCAGTCTGATGGAGGTCTGACTCCCATGGAGCAGTTCTGTGGTTCCAGAGCCGTTCTGTCCGGGCCAGCAGGAGGGGTTGTGGGTTACGCCATCACATCGTACAACCAAATGGAGAAAAAGCCTGTGATTGGCTTTGACATGGGTG GAACATCCACTGATGTGAGTCGCTATGCAGGCCAGTATGAACACGTGTTTGAGGCCACCACAGCCGGGGTCACCCTGCAAGCCCCGCAGCTCGACATCAACACTGTGGCTGCAGGAGGAGGCTCCAGACTATTTTTTAg ATCAGGGATGTTTGTAGTTGGACCAGAGTCTGCAGGAGCACACCCAGGCCCAGCATGCTACAGGAAAG GTGGCCCCCTGACTGTGACGGATGCTAACTTAGCTTTGGGTCGCCTCCTTCCttcatttttccccaaaatcttTGGGCCCGGAGAAGACGAGCCTCTGTCCTTGGAGGAGACCATGAAACATTTCCACAACATGACTGAGGAGATTAACGCCTTCCTGGCTTCTAACCAATCACAA GTTAATGCGAATGGCGACACAAACTCTCACCACAGTTTGTCAGACAAGAGCCAAACCAAAATGAGCGTGGAGGAAGTTGCTATGGGATTCATTCGTGTTGCTAACGAAGCCATGTGTCGACCCATCAGGGCTCTGACACAG GCCAAAGGTCACGACACATCCCAGCACGTGCTGGCCTGTTTTGGTGGAGCTGGCGGTCAACACGCATGTGCGATTGCTAGATCCTTGGGGATGAAGACGGTCTTTATCCACAT GTACAGCGGCGTCCTGTCGGCGTACGGCCTGGCTCTGGCAGATGTTGTAGAGGAGGTGCAGGAGCCGTGCTCGCTGCAGTACACGCAGGAGTCCTTCAGCGAGCTCGACCGGAGGATGGAGCAACTGTCCAAACGCTGTCACGACACACTCTGTGCACGAGGCTTTAAGAG tgATCAGATAACCACAGAAGTTTTCCTCCACCTGCGATACGAAGGCACCGACTGTGCCCTCATGGTTACCGCTGCTGGTTATCCCAGTAACGCCCAGTCTTGTCGATCTGGAGATTTCCGCAGTGCCTTCACCAAGCG ttatctcaaagaatttggattcaccATTCCGGACAGACCCATCATGGTGGATGACATCAGAGTGAGGGGTTGTGGGAAATCTGGAATTAAATCAGTGTACAAACCAAAGATGGGACAGAAACAAGTCAAAGCTGTCGCA AAGACCAAGTGTTACTTTGAAGGAGGTTACCAGGACACTAGTGTGTatttgtgggaggagcttccattTGGTCAAAGCATCCAGGGACCCGCCATCATCATTGACAAAAACAG CACCATCCTTGTGGAGCCGTGCTGTGAGGCCCATCTGACAGAAGGGGGCGACGTTTGCATGACCGTAGGCTCAGATCCTCACTGCATCCTTGGCACTGAGCTCAACACGGTGCAGCTCTCCATCTTCTCCCACCGCTTCATGAGCATAGCTG AGCAGATGGGAAGAGTACTCCAAAGAACTTCCATCTCCACAAACATCAAGGAGCGCCTTGACTTCTCCTGTGCCGTGTTTGGACCGGATGGAGGTCTAGTCTCCAACGCCCCGCACATACCTGTTCACCTGGGGGCCATGCAGGAAACTGTCCAGTACCAG CTCAGAGCACAGGGGAACAAGCTGAGTGAAGGAGATGTAATCCTGAGTAACCACCCATGTGCTGGTGGCAGCCACCTCCCAGACCTAACTGTCATCACTCCA GTGTTCAGGGCAGGAGTGAGCAGTCCCGTGTTCTTCGTAGCCAGCAGAGGACATCATGCCGATATAGGAGGCATCACTCCAGGATCCATGCCCCCCCACTCCAATTCCCTCCAGCAGGAGGGTGCAGTCTTCATTTCCTTTAAGCTTGTTACAGGAGGGGTTTTTCAGGAAGAAG CTGTGACTGAAGCTCTCATGGCTCCGGCTCAGTACCCAGGCTGCTCTGGGACTCGTAATCTCCATGACAACCTATCAGACCTCCGGGCTCAGGTGGCGGCCAATCAGAGGGGCAGCCAGCTGGTGGGGGAGTTGATTGACACATATGGGCTTGCTGTGGTTCAGGCTTACATGGGCTATATCCAG agTAACGCTGAGTTGGCAGTGAGGGACATGCTGAGAGATTTCGCCCGCCACTGGAAGCAGCAGACCGGCGGTTTGGAGGTGGAAGCCGAAGATTTTATGGATGATGGAACAGCCATCAGGCTGCGGGTCCAAATAAATGAAGAGGAG GGCAGTGCAGTGTTTGACTTTACAGGGACGGGGACGGAAGTGTGGGGGAACTGCAACGCCCCAAGAGCCATCACCCTGTCCGCTCTCATCTACTGTCTGCGCTGCATGGTCGGCCAGGACATTCCCCTCAATCAG GGTTGCCTTGCCCCAATCAGTGTTGTCATCCCCTCTGGCTCCATCCTCCAGCCATCCCAGAATGCAGCTGTGGTTGGCGGAAACGTCCTCACATCTCAGAGAGTGGTTGATGTCATCTTTAAGGCATTTGAGGTGTGCTCGGCCTCACAG GGCTGCATGAACAATATTTCATTCGGCAGTGAAAAAGTCGGTTATTACGAGACGGTTGCTGGCGGAGCTGGGGCGGGGCCTAGCTGGAATGGGCGGAGTGGAGTAcacagtcacatgaccaacactCGCATTACTGATCCAGAGATTCTAGAGAAGAG GTATCCTGTGATTCTGGAGCACTTCTCCTTGCGACCTGACTCCGGGGGAGCAGGGAAGTACCGCGGGGGCGACGGCGTGATTCGAAAGCTTCTGTTTAGGAAACCTGTCGTTCTGTCAGTGCTGACCGAGAGGAGAGCCACTCGGCCTTACGGCCTCAAGG GCGGGGAGGCTGGAGCGGCAGGGCTCAACCTGCTCCACAGAAACGATGGGCGGGTCCTCAACCTGGGAGGCAAGACCAGTGTTTCCCTTCAACCAGGG GACATGTTCTGCCTCTACACCCCTGGAGGAGGCGGCTACGGGACAGAGGATGCAAGCAGTAAACCTCAGAGTAAACGAAGGCGGTTGAACGAGAGCTTTCCTGAGAGGGGGAGCGTTTTTGAGTATCGAATGGCTCAGGAGGGAGTTTAA
- the foxh1 gene encoding forkhead box protein H1: MTKHWPERSLLAPPESAHLGENNDNQLDLCRNVEPSSPPPSCVARSAPSRNGHCGPAPMSPQQQQLVRPEKRSSTTGIMDKPATTSMPHNAHGLSGNTWSNEEKRTGDGKKKNYQRYPKPPYSYLAMIAMVIQRSPEKKLTLSEILKEISSLFPFFKGNYKGWRDSVRHNLSSYDCFVKVLKDPGKPQGKGNFWAVELSRVPLELLKRQNTAVSRQDETIFAQDLAPYILQGHQLESEPPPPPMTSLPSVQTENPPQEDLFRPKLDSSFAIDSLLHSLRPALGSGNGDNVSNDCWGEVDRVRPLPAPRPPYSSSARSISASSASPASTSSSSSDEEWKDVPHLGKRLPPDGETGSGGYEDFRQPLNKSARRDTVAPPWELPTSYAKYAPPNAVAPPSMRFNGGPLVPLHGGLPLYSYSSSPVTHSHFLSHTYWPIIPSSHMSVQAPQLIMDLDSLLQTVPPNKSVFDVLVHTSQNSNHQPQSQFSLQSRDPLNRFHPY, encoded by the exons ATGACAAAGCACTGGCCGGAGCGGAGTCTCCTGGCACCACCCGAATCGGCGCACCTTGGAGAAAATAACGACAATCAACTTGACTTATGCAGAAATGTGGAGCCGAGCTCTCCTCCTCCCAGCTGTGTAGCGCGGAGCGCACCAAGCCGAAACGGGCATTGTGGCCCGGCTCCAATGTCtccacaacagcagcagctggtgCGCCCGGAAAAGCGCTCCAGCACCACAGGTATTATGGATAAACCGGCTACAACGAGCATGCCGCACAATGCTCATGGTTTATCCGGAAACACATGGAGCAACGAGGAGAAACGCACCGGTGATGGAAAGAAGAAGAACTACCAGCGTTATCCAAAACCACCCTACTCCTATCTTGCAATGATCGCCATGGTCATCCAGCGCTCCCCGGAGAAGAAGCTGACATTATCTGAG ATCTTAAAGGAGATCAGCagcctttttccatttttcaaagGGAACTACAAAGGTTGGAGGGATTCTGTGAGGCACAATCTCTCCTCCTATGACTGCTTTGTTAAG GTGTTGAAGGATCCTGGGAAACCTCAGGGAAAAGGGAACTTCTGGGCCGTTGAGTTAAGCCGCGTCCCCCTGGAGCTCCTGAAAAGACAGAACACGGCCGTATCACGCCAAGATGAGACGATCTTTGCTCAGGATCTTGCCCCTTACATCCTGCAAGGCCACCAGCTGGAATCTGAGCCGCCCCCTCCACCTATGACCTCCCTCCCTTCTGTGCAGACAGAAAATCCTCCACAAGAAGACTTGTTCCGCCCAAAGCTGGACTCATCCTTTGCCATCGACTCGCTGCTTCACAGCCTACGACCAGCTTTGGGCTCTGGTAATGGAGACAACGTTTCTAACGACTGTTGGGGGGAAGTGGACCGTGTTCGGCCTCTGCCCGCTCCACGACCTCCTTACTCCTCCTCTGCTCGCAGCATCTCTGCCAGCTCTGCAAGCCCCgcttccacctcctcctcctcctccgatGAAGAATGGAAAGATGTGCCCCACTTGGGAAAGCGTCTTCCCCCAGACGGGGAAACAGGATCAGGGGGTTACGAGGATTTCAGGCAACCACTGAACAAGTCTGCCAGAAGGGACACTGTTGCCCCGCCTTGGGAGCTCCCCACCTCCTATGCTAAATATGCTCCCCCTAATGCTGTGGCTCCACCAAGCATGCGCTTCAACGGAGGTCCTTTAGTGCCACTGCACGGTGGACTCCCTCTTTACAGCTACAGCAGCTCACCTGTGACTCACAGCCACTTCTTAAGCCACACCTACTGGCCCATCATCCCTAGCAGCCATATGTCCGTCCAAGCCCCCCAGCTCATCATGGACCTGGACAGCTTGTTGCAGACTGTGCCTCCAAACAAGAGCGTGTTTGATGTTTTGGTTCACACCAGCCAGAACTCAAACCATCAACCACAAAGTCAGTTCTCCCTGCAGAGTAGGGATCCTCTAAACAGGTTCCATCCGTACTGA